DNA from Alnus glutinosa chromosome 2, dhAlnGlut1.1, whole genome shotgun sequence:
CAATAACTATTAACCGCAACTGCTTGTACACCCTTAATTACCGTATTTATTCATGAGTAATGATTTACtatcacctaaatatacaactttccaccaccttgtctatgtggcaaggtggtcctccactttaatttatgagtaatgattcaatgccacccaaagatacaacttttcaccacattgcctatgtggcaaggtggtcccccactactttttgagtttttttattttttaaaaataaattaaggtgagggaccaccttgccaagtaggcaaggtggtgaaaagttgtatatttaggtggtagtgaatcattactcttaatttattttaaaaaaataaaaaaactcaaaaaatagtgggggaccaccttgccacataggcaaggtggtgaaaagttgtatatttaggtgccattgaatcattattctttattcATCCCATCAAGGAATAAGATTCATAATAAAATCAATTATAATTGGAcgaaattttcttataaatcggtttgtaagaaatttcatacaaattaaaCTATATCTAAGATTGATAGGTGTCCCTTAACATATGATAAATACATATTGTTTTAATATCATAagcttctcatttttttttaatagcattaataaaaaaatatgcgtttatcacatgcttaaaagacacatgtcactcttacatgtgggttgtagaaaatttcctacaaatcgatttgtaggaaatttctgtccattcTAATTTTGGTTTCACAGATAATTTGTTATTTGGAATAAAATACTGAAGACTCTAAATTTGTGATTAATTAAACTACACTAAATATTATGTGGCATATGGTCACATTTTATTGGGAAGTCTCTTACAAATATATCTACAGCCTCAACAAAAGAATAAATCCAAATATTTACGAAATTGAACGTCGTTATTAACCATCATTACATTGTTTAAAATACCTCAACAACATTTCCAAAGAATAAATCCACAACAACAATATGTCCGTTATAATGTTAAATCCAACTATCCATGAAAAATCTCCAACGGTAGGGCCGAAGGGGAATTCTAAAACTATCACAATAATCGGATTCGAAATTTCGAATGTGTGGTTGTAAATGAAAGCACAACAAGTACAAGCATTGTCAATCATGACCTTCATATTTTCGTTCATTCCACACACATCCTAAAAAATGTTCAACTTTTCGAAATGGACCATACTAAATATTTGAGGGTATTACAGGTACAcgtatttttttccaaatggaACCAGCTTAAATATGGCATTAAAATGGGTCATAGGATCAAGGCAGTTAGGGAGAGACTTGATAACATGGCAGTTGATCAAATCAAATTTGGCTTCACTGAGCATCTTATAGGGACACAGTTTGAGCATATGAAGAGAGAAGATACACACTCTTTTGTACGTGATAAAGAAGTCATTGGGAGAGAGGATGAAAGGAAGGCCGTTAAAGAGTTGTTATTGGATTCCGATGTGCAAGAGAACGTTTCCATCATTCCCATAGTTGGGATAGGTGGACTAGGCAAGACCACGCTTGCTCAATATGTGTACAACAACGAGGAAGTCAAAAAACATTTTGAGCTAAGAGTGTGGGTGTGCGTCTCTGATCCTTTTGATGTGGAAATTGTTGTTCAAAAGATCGTAGAATGTGCGATTGAAAGGAGACCGATGGATTGGTTGCAACGTCAACTTCGAGCAAAAATTGATGGAAAACGATATTTACTTGTTTTAGATGATGTATGGAACGAGAATCGTGATACATGGTTGAGGTTGGAAACACTGTTATTGGGTGGTCTGAGGGGAAGCAAAGTTTTGATTACTACACGTAGCACAAAAGTTGCAGAGATTACAGGCACGGTGCCATCGTATCTTCTAGGAGGTTTATCTGAAAGCAATTCTTGggatttatttaagaaaatggCTTTTAAAGACGGGGAAGAGGCAAAGAATCCAAAGTTAGTAGAAATCGGAAGggaaattattaaaaagtgtGCACAAGTTCCTCTTGCTATAAGGAGCATAGGTAGTCTATTATACTTCAAAAACTCAGAAGCTGATTGGCTGCACTTTAAAAACTTTGAACTTTACAAAATAAATCATGAAGCCAATAGTATTATCCCAATACTTAAGTTGAGTTATGATCATCTCCCGTCACAATTGAAACAATGTTTTGCTTTTTGTTCGTTGTTTCCAAAAGATCATGAAATTGAAGTGGAGGTGTTGATTCAGCTATGGACAGCTCAAGGCTTTATTCATTGGTCAGATAGAACCAGATGTCTTGAAGATGTTGGTCGTGAGTATTTTACGGATTTGCTTTGGAGGTCTTTCTTCCAAGACATACGAAGAGATGAATATGGTGATATAAAAAGATGCAAAATGCATGACCTTATTCATGATCTTGCACAATCAGTAGCAGGGGACGAGTgcataatttcaaattcaaatgcAGAAAAAGTAGTTGAAAGAAATATCCATGTGGCATTTGATTCCTTATATTCATTAAGGGATATTCCACCTCCCTTGCTCAAGGCCCACAAAATGAGATCGCTTTTTCTACATATTCCAGGTCTAGGCTATAGGACAACTCTCCAGGGGAATAAGTCAACATATGACACACttatttcaagttttaaatgCTTGCGTGCCTTGAATTTGAGTAGCTCAAAGATTAAAAAAGTGCCGAATTCCATTGGCAAGTTAAAGCACCTAAGATTTCTTGATCTTTCTTACAATTATGGTATAGAACTACTCCCCGCTTCTATAACTAAGTTGCTAAATTTGCAAACACTAAGACTTGAGTATTGTACTGGGCTTAAAGAATTGCCAGAAGACATTACAAACTTGATCAACCTTAGGCATCTTGTCCTTAAGGATTGTGAGAGATTGACTCATATGCCGCATGGATTGGGAAAGTTGACCGCTCTCCAAACACTGTCGCAATACACTTTGGGGAAGGAGGGAAGTCGTATTCCAAAGCGAAAGGGTGGGCTAGCCGATCTGAAAAGTTTAGATGAGTTGAGAGGAGACTTACATATCATTGGTTTAAAGCACTTGAGATCTTCTCCCTTGGAAGCCAAGGCTGCAAACTTGGAGAGGAAGCAATACTTTCGAATGTTGAAATTACAGTGGGGCCCATAttttt
Protein-coding regions in this window:
- the LOC133860697 gene encoding putative disease resistance protein RGA1, producing the protein MAEAVLFDTAANIITSSASLAGQQIGLLWGFKDELQKLRNTVSTIQAVLLDAEEQQAKSHLVKDWLGKLKDAMYEADDLLDDYSTELLRRQVMTRNKIKAKQVHVFFSKWNQLKYGIKMGHRIKAVRERLDNMAVDQIKFGFTEHLIGTQFEHMKREDTHSFVRDKEVIGREDERKAVKELLLDSDVQENVSIIPIVGIGGLGKTTLAQYVYNNEEVKKHFELRVWVCVSDPFDVEIVVQKIVECAIERRPMDWLQRQLRAKIDGKRYLLVLDDVWNENRDTWLRLETLLLGGLRGSKVLITTRSTKVAEITGTVPSYLLGGLSESNSWDLFKKMAFKDGEEAKNPKLVEIGREIIKKCAQVPLAIRSIGSLLYFKNSEADWLHFKNFELYKINHEANSIIPILKLSYDHLPSQLKQCFAFCSLFPKDHEIEVEVLIQLWTAQGFIHWSDRTRCLEDVGREYFTDLLWRSFFQDIRRDEYGDIKRCKMHDLIHDLAQSVAGDECIISNSNAEKVVERNIHVAFDSLYSLRDIPPPLLKAHKMRSLFLHIPGLGYRTTLQGNKSTYDTLISSFKCLRALNLSSSKIKKVPNSIGKLKHLRFLDLSYNYGIELLPASITKLLNLQTLRLEYCTGLKELPEDITNLINLRHLVLKDCERLTHMPHGLGKLTALQTLSQYTLGKEGSRIPKRKGGLADLKSLDELRGDLHIIGLKHLRSSPLEAKAANLERKQYFRMLKLQWGPYFYDDDDSDKAIENDEQLLQNLQPHLNLKILFINGYAGLRLSGWVSSLSNLVDIYIFNCKWCQHIPPLDRLPSLKNLILRNLSALEYISNDGSDVSSLSLESLWLYNLPKLRGWWRMREAATTEHEPHHHLPLFPLDRLPSLKNLTLWNLSALEYISNDGTDVSSLSLESLVLEDLPKLRGWWRMREAATTEHEPHHHHLPLFPSFPCLSYLKISKCPMLSLMPVVAQGSETAHSSSSPFSDLSKLKFLTLKRLEQLESLPEEWLQNLTSLESLEIWKCCKLRIFMSPLFQHLSALERLVICKCRELISNENEEGTQWLGSTTLRYLFIKDVPNLVSLPRELRHVTTLQELSINNCPTLNSLPEWIGDLTSLQHLQIWKCPNLISLPEGMRRLTSLRHLSIVQCPCLEKRCEQGTGEDWPNIAHVSNFSTGVFSGYYSSERD